In Osmerus mordax isolate fOsmMor3 chromosome 23, fOsmMor3.pri, whole genome shotgun sequence, one DNA window encodes the following:
- the LOC136967386 gene encoding uncharacterized protein codes for MFHRAGAHPEETRPRSLVEASTLGYHLSESGSRIVLRCPYSSPLSYTLKDKGVDLDVVSATILYPLLGTVLVIDASVACAMNEPTVEGSHLLWSIPLFLSPLAPGGVSKDRGIRIGLETQALSQREIKDKGFEIGLRDGMVDIRIPFGTEGGHIESGVVDGQYSQSMSVNLFYAHQWEDKRWPLTHLRSLRLLRTPYIPLPLTLINHTVVSQRVFSVSLGTFLPDVDLQSLTVGDTLVWTQCQSQDEVEVVLIPHPNGSHSYQLHVPFSYPHVLHKDVGDGYISYTLPLLFTLFISARDQVFHHADIIVSRVLEQPAPERLRLEGLCTERGLLVLLHQGARDLQWELFLGANRIDWKLIEMGGFTVETKKDLVSVEIPLFSPGMTYEELSLQGLVVKVEVSLIDVDSLKVKDSLVQRCAFPVRELLVCLPEGRMVAVVDTTHSIPPTPPNRTTLLDPSCVPEETDSARALFSFGLDSCGTTVTVKGDFLVYENQVRYAQQLIPTDDPLIHRDSPYRLTIQCRYPADDTVTGSVYHRGNSTSLLSHRPLSRARREDSVMGKRQVILDGLNWPGPGTQFGALLTVQPPHGKDLL; via the exons ATGTTCCACAGAGCAGGAGCACACCCAGAAGAGACAAGGCCCAGATCCCTGGTTGAGGCCAGCACCCTGGGCTACCATCTGTCTGAATCTGGCTCTCGTATCGTTCTCCGTTGCCCCTACTCCTCTCCCCTATCCTACACCCTGAAG GATAAAGGGGTGGACTTGGATGTGGTCAGTGCCACCATCTTGTACCCTCTGCTGGGCACTGTTCTCGTTATCGATGCCTCTGTGGCTTGCGCCATGA ATGAGCCCACAGTAGAAGGGTCCCACCTGCTGTGGTCTATCCCCctgttcctctcccccctggccCCTGGGGGTGTCTCCAAGGACAGGGGCATCAGGATCGGATTGGAGACCCAGGCCCTCAGCCAGAGAGAGATCAAGGACAAGGGCTTTGAGATTGGCCTGAGGGACGGGATGGTGGACATCCGGATTCCATTTGGCACCGAGGGTGGGCATATTGAG AGTGGCGTGGTGGACGGCCAGTACTCCCAGTCCATGTCTGTGAACCTTTTCTATGCGCACCAGTGGGAGGACAAACGCtggcccctcacacacctccgcTCTCTCAGGCTCCTCAGGACCCCCTACATTccactccccctcaccctcatcaACC ACACCGTAGTCTCCCAGCGCGTATTCTCGGTCAGTCTGGGTACATTTCTTCCTGACGTGGACCTCCAGAGCCTCACCGTGGGTGACACCCTGGTCTGGACCCAGTGCCAGAGCCAGGACGAGGTGGAGGTGGtcctcatcccccaccccaaTGGGTCACACTCCTACCAGCTACACGTCCCCTTCTCATACCCCCATGTCCTGCACAAA GATGTGGGTGACGGCTACATTAgttacaccctccctctcctctttacccTGTTCATCTCTGCCCGTGACCAAGTCTTCCACCATGCAGACATCATTGTCAGTCGTGTGCTAGAGCAGCCAG CCCCGGAGCGCCTCCGACTGGAGGGGCTGTGTACTGAGAGGGGCCTCCTGGTGCTGCTGCACCAGGGAGCCCGGGACCTGCAGTGGGAGCTCTTCCTAGGGGCCAACCGGATTGACTGGAAGCTGATTGAGATGGGAGGCTTCACAGTGGAGACCAAGAAGGATCTAGTCAGTGTGGAGATCCCTCTCTTCAGCCCTGGCATGACCTATGAG GAACTGAGTTTGCAAGGTCTGGTTGTCAAAGTAGAGGTGAGCCTGATTGATGTGGACTCTCTGAAGGTGAAGGATAGCCTTGTCCAGCGCTGTGCTTTTCCTGTCAGGGAGCTACTGG TGTGCTTACCAGAAGGGAGGATGGTGGCAGTGGTGGACACCACACACTCAATCCCGCCCACTCCACCCAACCGCACCACCTTATTGGACCCCAGCTGTGTCCCTGAGGAAACAGACAGTGCCAGGGCCCTATTCAGTTTTGGTTTGGACTCCTGCGGTACCACCGTAACTGTAA AAGGTGACTTTCTAGTGTATGAAAACCAGGTGAGATATGCCCAGCAGCTTATACCCACAGATGACCCTCTGATACACAGAGACTCCCCCTACAG GTTGACTATTCAGTGTCGCTATCCTGCCGATGACACTGTCACTGGCTCTGTCTATCACCGAGGAAACTcaacttctctcctctcacaccgGCCGTTGAGTCGAGctcgtagagaggactctgtcATGG GGAAGCGACAAGTCATTTTGGATGGATTGAATTGGCCTGGACCAGGTACACAATTTGGTGCTCTGCTAACTGTCCAGCCACCACATGGTAAAGATTTACTTTAA